From bacterium, one genomic window encodes:
- the rsmG gene encoding 16S rRNA (guanine(527)-N(7))-methyltransferase RsmG yields the protein MSLSFERFQETLQGAGLLGAFPPDSLPSLVQFSQKMLDWNKSLNLTRWTQDEDFLRYHLLDSAYAVPLAKDLLPGPARWLDLGTGCGFPGVVLAAADPHREVALLDSVAKKTKALDDCLQGTGWKAQTLTGRAEDLGRDPMAREALDGVSARAVADLPVVLEYALPLLRVGGYLVNWMTADQLSEEASAQGALETLQGRIVQRVPYSLPGLSQPRVLLVVEKLGKTPEAFPRAVGVPSKKPL from the coding sequence TTGAGCCTAAGCTTCGAACGGTTCCAGGAGACCTTACAAGGAGCGGGTCTTTTAGGGGCCTTTCCTCCCGATTCTCTTCCCTCCTTGGTCCAATTCTCCCAAAAGATGCTCGATTGGAACAAAAGCCTGAACCTGACCCGCTGGACCCAGGATGAGGATTTCCTGCGTTACCACCTCTTGGATTCGGCCTATGCGGTGCCTTTGGCCAAGGATCTTCTTCCGGGACCCGCCCGATGGTTGGATCTGGGGACCGGTTGTGGTTTCCCAGGTGTGGTTTTGGCCGCTGCGGACCCCCATCGTGAGGTCGCTCTTCTGGATTCGGTCGCGAAAAAGACCAAAGCTCTCGACGATTGCCTCCAAGGGACGGGATGGAAGGCCCAAACTCTGACCGGCCGGGCGGAAGACCTAGGTCGTGATCCCATGGCCCGGGAAGCGCTCGATGGCGTGAGCGCCAGGGCGGTCGCGGACCTGCCGGTCGTCCTGGAATACGCCCTGCCTCTTTTGCGTGTTGGTGGATATCTTGTGAATTGGATGACCGCCGACCAGCTTTCGGAGGAAGCGAGCGCCCAAGGGGCCCTGGAGACGCTCCAAGGCCGGATCGTTCAACGGGTCCCCTATAGCCTGCCCGGACTTTCCCAACCACGCGTTTTGCTCGTTGTGGAGAAGTTGGGGAAAACTCCCGAGGCTTTTCCGCGAGCCGTCGGGGTCCCTTCCAAGAAGCCCCTCTGA
- the mnmG gene encoding tRNA uridine-5-carboxymethylaminomethyl(34) synthesis enzyme MnmG produces the protein MSFSNSSFDVVVVGAGHAGCEAALAAARMGLSTALLTMNPDTVAKMSCNPAIGGLAKGHLVREIDALGGEMAKATDETSIQSRILNRTQGPAVWGYRAQCDKELYNQRMRNTVLRQPNLSVRAALVERLIVESDQVQGVLTQYGEEIRAKAVVITTGTFLNGLMHIGETRIEGGRTGELSAKGLPQHLRELGFEVKRLKTGTNPRVRRESIDFSKTEPQWGDAEPLPFSHFTTQFPLQPQIACYITYTNGQTHQAIRDNMSRSPLYSGVIKGIGPRYCPSIEDKVVKFPDKERHQIFLEPEGLSTNEFYLNGLSTSLPLDAQYAFLKTIPGLERAEIVRPGYAVEYDFVPPTQVSHSLQTHRVRNLFLAGQINGTSGYEEAAAQGLMAGINAALAVKGQSPLVLGRTEAYIGVLVDDLVTLGTDEPYRLFTSKAEYRLLLRPDNADLRLMEKGHELGLIPREAYEGLLDKKAKVEKGLQGFRTRLLPAEAVPHEGLKLTSQDRGLYLDQILRRPWVTYEQMRPWLPEDLQLEPEVAFQVEVELKYEGYLRKQRLEIQRQDRNETQPIPHDFPYLEVTGFSREAREKLHKIRPETFGQATRIQGVSKSDLAVLLLALSRFSKQRGTVTPSPEETH, from the coding sequence GTGTCTTTTTCCAATTCCTCTTTCGATGTGGTCGTGGTCGGCGCGGGTCACGCCGGCTGTGAAGCGGCGCTTGCCGCGGCCCGTATGGGTTTGTCCACCGCCCTTCTCACCATGAACCCCGACACCGTCGCCAAGATGAGCTGTAACCCGGCCATCGGGGGTTTGGCCAAAGGCCACCTGGTCCGCGAGATCGATGCCTTGGGCGGTGAGATGGCCAAGGCCACCGATGAGACCTCCATCCAATCCCGTATCCTCAACCGAACCCAAGGTCCGGCGGTCTGGGGCTACCGTGCCCAATGCGACAAGGAACTTTATAACCAACGCATGCGCAACACCGTGCTTCGCCAACCGAACTTAAGCGTTCGCGCGGCGCTTGTCGAGCGGCTCATCGTGGAGAGCGACCAGGTCCAAGGCGTTCTCACCCAATATGGCGAGGAGATCCGGGCGAAGGCGGTCGTCATCACGACCGGGACCTTCCTGAATGGGCTCATGCATATCGGGGAGACCCGGATCGAAGGCGGCCGCACCGGAGAACTTTCCGCCAAGGGGTTACCACAGCATTTGCGGGAGTTGGGCTTCGAGGTGAAGCGCCTGAAGACCGGGACCAACCCACGGGTCCGCCGGGAATCCATCGACTTTTCCAAGACCGAACCCCAATGGGGCGATGCCGAACCCCTTCCCTTCTCCCATTTCACGACCCAGTTCCCCCTGCAACCCCAGATCGCCTGCTATATCACCTATACCAATGGCCAGACCCACCAGGCCATCCGGGACAACATGTCCCGTTCGCCCCTTTATTCGGGGGTGATCAAGGGCATCGGGCCCCGTTACTGCCCCTCGATCGAGGATAAGGTGGTCAAGTTCCCGGATAAGGAGCGCCACCAGATCTTCCTGGAGCCCGAAGGCCTTTCCACCAACGAGTTCTACCTCAATGGCCTCTCCACTTCCCTGCCCTTGGATGCCCAATATGCCTTCCTCAAGACCATTCCGGGGCTGGAACGCGCGGAGATCGTGCGCCCAGGCTACGCCGTGGAATATGACTTCGTCCCTCCGACCCAGGTTTCCCATAGCCTTCAGACCCATCGGGTGAGGAATCTTTTCTTGGCGGGCCAGATCAACGGGACGTCGGGCTATGAAGAGGCGGCCGCTCAGGGCTTGATGGCGGGGATCAACGCCGCTTTGGCCGTGAAGGGCCAGTCGCCCTTGGTCTTAGGGAGAACCGAAGCCTATATCGGGGTCCTGGTGGATGACCTGGTGACCCTCGGGACCGATGAACCCTATCGGTTGTTCACCTCCAAGGCCGAATACCGGCTTCTTTTGCGGCCTGATAACGCCGACCTACGCCTGATGGAAAAGGGTCATGAGCTGGGATTGATCCCCCGGGAGGCCTATGAGGGCCTTTTGGACAAGAAAGCCAAGGTCGAAAAGGGCCTCCAAGGCTTTCGGACACGGCTTTTGCCCGCGGAAGCGGTCCCCCATGAGGGGTTGAAGCTCACTTCCCAGGACCGAGGGCTCTATCTGGACCAGATCCTGCGCCGCCCTTGGGTCACCTATGAGCAAATGCGGCCTTGGCTGCCTGAGGACCTGCAATTGGAGCCAGAAGTGGCCTTCCAGGTGGAGGTGGAGCTCAAGTACGAGGGTTATTTGCGCAAACAGCGCCTGGAGATCCAACGCCAGGACCGCAACGAGACCCAGCCTATCCCCCATGATTTCCCCTATCTGGAAGTCACCGGTTTCTCCCGGGAAGCCCGGGAAAAGCTCCATAAGATCCGGCCTGAGACCTTTGGCCAAGCCACCCGTATCCAGGGGGTTTCTAAATCCGACCTAGCGGTCCTCCTACTGGCTTTGAGCCGTTTTTCCAAACAAAGAGGGACCGTGACCCCTAGCCCGGAAGAGACCCATTGA
- the gyrB gene encoding DNA topoisomerase (ATP-hydrolyzing) subunit B, whose translation MAKGKDKKPARSKAPEPKKDAKPPKEEAPAAAKGSGYTGDKITVLEGLEAVRKRPAMYIGSTSSAGLHHLVYEIVDNSIDEAMAGHCDSIEVVIHSDNSISVTDNGRGIPVDMHPTQKVSALEVVMTKLHAGGKFDHQTYKVSGGLHGVGASVVNALSEWLEAEVRREGKIWYQSYKRGTPDAKVKPTGEAKKTGTKITFLPDRQIFTETEYSFDILAKRLRELAFLNKGIYVKLTDERGKGKEAVFQFNGGIGQFVKEINQNKEVLFATPVYFEKDKDHIMVEVAIQYNDSYAENVHSFVNNINTVEGGTHLQGFRSALTRTINEYAKKNGLIKDADPPISGDDVREGLTAVISVKVPDPQFEGQTKTKLGNGEVEGITRQACNDGLGTFFEQNPTVARRIVGKCLMAAKAREAARKARDLTRRKGALEISALPGKLADCQEEDPALSEIYLVEGDSAGGSAKQGRNRKFQAILPLKGKVLNVEKARIDKILNNDEIRTLITAMGTGIGEDDFNVDKARYHRIIIMTDADVDGSHIRTLLLTFFYRQMKPLLEKGYIYIAQPPLYKVKRGKKEMYLQTNTDMTRFLLQEGMEGVRLYRLKGKSRSEFPQERIKDLVSDLVKLEGIGSSLKRAGLNLRQFLEASEGKKKKPLYEIETPLGVEHAYTEGEKDDKVDRLKQKLKDMKKAAEKGKSAQEGMDFVYDTSRDVKDMITVKAIKDMAETKQLDEIVKRMTSRGVELDELFPKEEEEDHSGKPKEPKPQYVITHGSHEYFLESMYEVVEKVKEFGKEGMNIQRYKGLGEMNPEQLWETTMDPERRTLLQVKLEDMVEADKTFDILMGDQVEPRRNFIQTYAKQVRNLDI comes from the coding sequence GTGGCAAAAGGAAAAGACAAGAAACCGGCGAGGTCCAAGGCGCCGGAGCCTAAAAAGGACGCCAAGCCCCCGAAGGAAGAAGCCCCCGCGGCCGCCAAGGGAAGCGGCTATACCGGCGACAAGATCACGGTCCTGGAGGGCTTGGAAGCGGTCCGTAAGCGGCCCGCCATGTACATCGGTTCCACCTCCTCCGCCGGCCTACACCACCTGGTCTATGAGATCGTGGACAACTCCATCGACGAGGCCATGGCCGGCCATTGCGACTCCATCGAGGTCGTGATCCATTCGGATAATTCCATCTCCGTCACCGACAACGGCCGGGGTATCCCGGTCGACATGCACCCCACCCAGAAGGTCTCGGCGCTCGAAGTGGTCATGACCAAGCTTCACGCGGGCGGCAAGTTCGACCATCAGACCTATAAGGTCTCGGGCGGTCTGCACGGCGTGGGCGCCTCGGTCGTCAACGCCTTGTCCGAGTGGTTGGAGGCGGAGGTCCGACGTGAAGGCAAGATCTGGTACCAGTCCTACAAGCGGGGGACTCCTGACGCCAAGGTGAAGCCCACCGGCGAAGCCAAAAAGACCGGGACCAAGATCACCTTCTTGCCGGACCGGCAGATCTTCACCGAGACCGAGTATTCCTTCGACATCCTGGCCAAGCGCCTGCGGGAGCTGGCTTTCCTCAACAAGGGCATCTACGTCAAGCTGACCGACGAACGGGGGAAGGGCAAGGAGGCGGTCTTCCAGTTCAACGGCGGCATCGGCCAGTTCGTGAAGGAGATCAACCAGAACAAGGAAGTGCTCTTCGCCACCCCGGTCTACTTCGAGAAGGACAAAGACCACATCATGGTCGAGGTGGCGATCCAGTACAACGACTCCTACGCCGAGAACGTCCACTCCTTCGTTAACAACATCAACACCGTCGAGGGCGGCACCCACTTGCAGGGTTTCCGTTCCGCCTTGACCCGCACGATCAACGAGTACGCCAAGAAGAACGGCCTCATCAAGGATGCCGATCCCCCGATCTCGGGAGACGACGTGCGCGAGGGGTTGACCGCTGTCATCTCGGTCAAGGTCCCGGACCCGCAGTTCGAGGGCCAGACCAAGACCAAGTTGGGGAACGGGGAAGTGGAAGGCATCACCCGTCAGGCCTGCAACGACGGGCTTGGGACCTTCTTCGAACAGAACCCGACGGTGGCCCGCCGCATCGTGGGCAAGTGCCTCATGGCCGCCAAGGCCCGCGAAGCCGCCCGCAAGGCGCGCGATCTCACCCGCCGAAAAGGCGCCTTGGAGATCTCGGCGCTCCCGGGAAAACTCGCCGACTGCCAGGAGGAAGATCCGGCCTTGAGCGAGATCTACCTTGTGGAGGGCGATTCGGCCGGCGGCTCGGCCAAGCAGGGCCGCAATCGGAAGTTCCAGGCCATCCTTCCCTTGAAGGGAAAGGTCCTGAACGTCGAGAAGGCCCGCATCGACAAGATCCTGAACAACGATGAGATCCGGACCCTCATCACGGCCATGGGCACGGGTATCGGCGAGGACGACTTCAACGTGGACAAGGCCCGCTACCACCGCATCATCATCATGACCGACGCCGATGTGGACGGCTCCCATATCCGGACCCTACTTCTCACCTTCTTTTACCGGCAGATGAAGCCCCTTTTGGAAAAAGGCTATATCTATATCGCCCAGCCTCCCCTCTATAAGGTGAAGCGGGGCAAGAAGGAGATGTACCTGCAGACGAACACCGACATGACCCGATTCCTGCTCCAGGAGGGCATGGAAGGCGTCCGTCTTTACCGCTTGAAGGGGAAATCCCGTTCCGAATTCCCCCAGGAAAGGATCAAGGACCTGGTGTCCGACCTGGTGAAGCTGGAGGGGATCGGCTCATCCCTGAAGCGCGCCGGCCTCAACTTGCGCCAATTCCTGGAAGCGTCCGAAGGCAAGAAGAAGAAACCCCTCTATGAGATCGAGACGCCGCTGGGCGTGGAACACGCCTATACCGAGGGCGAGAAGGACGACAAGGTCGACCGCCTCAAGCAGAAGCTCAAGGACATGAAAAAGGCAGCGGAGAAGGGCAAGTCGGCCCAGGAGGGCATGGACTTCGTCTATGACACCTCCCGCGATGTGAAGGACATGATCACGGTCAAGGCCATCAAGGATATGGCCGAGACCAAGCAGCTCGATGAGATCGTCAAGCGGATGACCTCCCGGGGCGTGGAATTGGACGAACTCTTCCCGAAAGAGGAGGAAGAGGACCATTCGGGCAAGCCCAAGGAACCCAAACCCCAATACGTGATCACCCACGGGTCCCACGAGTATTTCCTCGAATCCATGTACGAGGTGGTCGAGAAGGTGAAGGAATTCGGCAAAGAGGGCATGAACATCCAGCGCTACAAAGGTTTGGGGGAGATGAATCCCGAACAGCTTTGGGAGACCACCATGGACCCCGAGCGCCGTACCCTGCTCCAAGTGAAGCTGGAGGATATGGTCGAGGCGGACAAGACCTTTGACATCCTCATGGGCGACCAGGTGGAGCCCCGACGCAATTTCATCCAGACCTACGCGAAACAGGTCCGGAACCTCGATATCTAA
- a CDS encoding DciA family protein produces MRRRKKPEGGTFELGQLLEGALKQLGVKGDYDRFRVEQKCRAALGEKAARALTRVDLRKRTVHLEFNHSIWLQEMNYRKGEVLKMLQRDLPELGIQGLSLGLSRGGRI; encoded by the coding sequence ATGAGACGAAGGAAAAAACCGGAAGGCGGGACGTTCGAGCTGGGGCAGCTGCTGGAAGGCGCCTTGAAGCAATTGGGCGTGAAGGGGGATTACGATCGTTTCCGCGTCGAGCAAAAATGCCGCGCCGCGTTGGGGGAGAAGGCCGCCCGGGCGCTGACAAGGGTGGACCTAAGGAAACGGACCGTACACCTGGAGTTCAACCACTCCATCTGGCTGCAGGAGATGAATTACCGAAAAGGCGAGGTCCTGAAAATGCTCCAACGGGACCTGCCGGAGTTGGGTATCCAAGGACTGTCCCTGGGACTTTCCCGGGGCGGCCGGATTTAG
- the gyrA gene encoding DNA gyrase subunit A, translated as MARPKKKSEKESKKDVPETPVKGSGEVPPPDQGGKGASADGADGGDMNRGHIVPTEIENEMKDSYLDYAMSVIVGRALPDVRDGLKPVHRRIFMGMHDLGLTSRKPYRKSAKVTGDVTGNYHPHGTVAVYDTIVRLAQDFSMRYVLVDGQGNFGSVDGDPPAAERYTEVRMSALAEELLKDIDKNTVEFVPNYDGTREEPLVLPCAFPNFLVNGSTGIAVGMATNVPPHNLGEVIDGLLHLIDHPEATIKDLIKFIQGPDFPTGGYILGRDGIVDAYTSGRGSVRLQAKAGIEVDKKDREKIIISELPYQVNKAQLIEKIAELVRDKKIEGISDLRDESDRDGMRIVIEVSKNANGQVLLNNLFQQTNLRTSFGIIMLALVNGQPRVLNLKGLLHHYLEHRKDVVIRRTKFDLDKAEKRAHILEGLRIAVDNLDKVIKTIRASKSTEEAKASLIKLFDLSPVQAQAILEMQLRQLTNLEIKKIEDEYKELLKTIEILKGILGSEKKLWQVIKDELAEIKAKFADPRRSEIIGKAQDMKIEDLIEDEQVVITLSHAGYIKRLPIDTYHKQKRGGKGVAGATMREEDFIERMYMASTHDYLLIFTSFGKVHWLKVYEIPEASRYAKGTALANVLKLGEGEAISAVLSVKEFNEKSAVLMATEQGLIKNTPLSAFDKPRAGGIIAITLGKGDKLVSAEITDGKQDIFLATRQGMSIRFQEKQVREVGRTGKGVRGCRLGKNDSVIGMVVVEDGKTLLTSTEKGYGKRTQMKQYRRQGRGGKGILNIKTTSKNGLAVGIAVVGDGDEIIVMTKEGKVIRQRVREIKTTGRLAQGVRLIKMSDSDRLVAVVNVPKEEEGNGEK; from the coding sequence ATGGCAAGGCCCAAGAAGAAGAGCGAGAAGGAATCCAAGAAGGACGTTCCCGAGACCCCGGTGAAGGGGAGCGGGGAAGTGCCGCCGCCCGACCAAGGCGGGAAAGGCGCGTCCGCCGATGGCGCCGATGGCGGGGACATGAACCGCGGCCATATCGTTCCCACCGAGATCGAAAATGAGATGAAGGATTCCTACCTCGATTACGCCATGAGCGTGATCGTGGGACGCGCCTTGCCGGACGTGCGGGACGGCTTGAAGCCCGTCCATCGCCGCATTTTCATGGGCATGCACGACCTGGGGCTGACCTCCCGCAAACCCTACCGTAAATCGGCGAAGGTCACCGGCGACGTGACGGGGAACTACCATCCCCACGGGACCGTGGCGGTCTATGACACCATCGTGCGCTTGGCGCAGGATTTCTCCATGCGCTACGTGCTGGTGGATGGACAGGGGAACTTCGGGTCGGTGGACGGCGATCCGCCCGCCGCCGAACGTTACACCGAAGTGCGCATGTCGGCGCTGGCCGAAGAGCTCCTGAAGGATATCGACAAGAACACGGTCGAATTCGTCCCCAACTACGACGGCACCCGGGAAGAACCCCTCGTCCTTCCTTGCGCTTTCCCCAACTTTTTAGTCAACGGTTCCACGGGCATCGCGGTCGGGATGGCCACCAACGTCCCTCCCCACAACCTGGGCGAGGTCATCGACGGACTGCTCCACCTCATCGACCACCCCGAGGCCACCATCAAGGACCTCATCAAGTTCATCCAGGGGCCTGATTTCCCGACCGGAGGTTACATCCTCGGCCGGGACGGCATCGTGGACGCCTATACCTCGGGACGGGGGAGTGTGCGCCTACAGGCCAAGGCGGGCATCGAGGTCGACAAGAAGGACCGGGAAAAGATCATCATCTCCGAGCTCCCCTACCAGGTGAACAAGGCCCAGCTCATCGAAAAGATCGCCGAGCTGGTCCGTGACAAGAAGATCGAGGGCATCTCGGACCTGCGCGATGAGTCGGACCGGGACGGCATGCGGATCGTCATCGAGGTCTCCAAGAACGCCAACGGACAGGTGCTCCTCAACAACCTTTTCCAGCAGACGAACCTGCGCACGTCCTTCGGCATCATCATGCTGGCCCTGGTCAACGGCCAGCCGCGCGTCCTGAACCTCAAGGGCCTCCTCCACCATTACCTGGAACACCGCAAGGATGTGGTCATCCGCCGGACCAAGTTCGACCTGGACAAGGCCGAGAAGCGGGCCCATATCCTCGAGGGCCTGCGCATCGCAGTCGACAACCTGGACAAGGTCATCAAGACCATCCGCGCCAGCAAATCCACCGAGGAGGCCAAGGCCTCCCTCATCAAGCTCTTTGACCTTTCGCCCGTGCAGGCCCAGGCCATCCTGGAAATGCAGCTGCGGCAGCTCACCAACCTCGAGATCAAGAAGATCGAGGACGAGTACAAGGAGCTGCTCAAGACCATCGAGATCCTCAAGGGTATCCTGGGGTCCGAGAAGAAGCTCTGGCAGGTCATCAAGGACGAACTGGCCGAGATCAAGGCCAAGTTTGCCGATCCGCGCCGTTCCGAGATCATCGGGAAGGCCCAGGACATGAAGATCGAGGACCTGATCGAGGACGAACAGGTGGTCATCACCCTCTCCCACGCAGGCTACATCAAGCGCCTGCCGATCGACACCTATCACAAGCAGAAACGGGGGGGGAAGGGCGTGGCCGGGGCCACCATGCGCGAGGAGGATTTCATCGAGCGCATGTACATGGCCTCCACCCACGACTACCTGCTCATCTTCACCAGCTTCGGCAAGGTGCATTGGCTGAAGGTCTATGAGATCCCGGAGGCCTCCCGTTACGCCAAGGGAACGGCCCTGGCCAATGTGCTCAAGCTCGGGGAAGGGGAGGCCATTTCGGCGGTCCTTTCCGTGAAGGAATTCAATGAAAAGAGCGCGGTCTTGATGGCCACCGAACAGGGCCTCATCAAGAACACGCCGCTCTCCGCCTTCGACAAGCCGCGGGCTGGCGGCATCATCGCCATCACCCTTGGCAAGGGAGACAAGCTGGTCTCCGCCGAGATCACCGATGGCAAACAAGACATCTTCTTGGCCACCCGCCAGGGCATGAGCATCCGCTTCCAGGAGAAGCAGGTGCGGGAAGTGGGCCGCACGGGCAAGGGCGTCCGGGGCTGCCGTTTGGGCAAGAACGATTCCGTCATCGGGATGGTGGTAGTGGAGGACGGCAAAACGCTCCTCACGTCCACCGAAAAAGGCTACGGCAAACGCACCCAAATGAAGCAATACCGCCGGCAGGGGAGGGGGGGGAAGGGTATCCTCAACATCAAGACGACCTCCAAGAACGGTTTGGCGGTCGGCATCGCGGTGGTGGGCGACGGGGACGAGATCATCGTCATGACCAAGGAAGGCAAGGTCATTCGCCAGCGGGTGAGGGAGATCAAGACCACGGGACGTTTGGCCCAAGGCGTCCGTTTGATTAAAATGAGCGACAGTGACCGCTTGGTCGCGGTCGTGAACGTACCCAAAGAGGAAGAGGGTAACGGGGAGAAATAA
- a CDS encoding histidine phosphatase family protein, whose translation MRLYIIRHAEPDYEHNTITPQGHREAKALARRLKGEGLTHLYSSPLGRAVDTARYTAKAIGMKPVVLPWTRELSDLKMAPVPPWGNLMAWDLAGEVIRLDREQLTHRTWHRIPLFDQKNFRSEIARVGRNSDTFLKGHGYRRQGGRYRILRKNKDRIAVFCHGGFGLTWLSHLLEIPLPLMWSGFWMAPSSVTTVLFDERSVQWATPRCLGFCDLSHLHMAGVKPSTHGIKANFD comes from the coding sequence ATGCGCCTTTACATCATCCGTCACGCCGAACCCGACTACGAACACAACACCATCACTCCCCAAGGACACCGCGAAGCGAAGGCCCTCGCGCGCCGGTTGAAGGGTGAGGGCCTCACCCATCTTTATAGTTCACCCTTGGGACGGGCGGTGGACACCGCGCGTTACACCGCGAAGGCCATCGGCATGAAACCCGTCGTCCTGCCTTGGACCCGCGAATTATCGGACCTGAAGATGGCCCCGGTCCCGCCTTGGGGGAACCTGATGGCCTGGGACCTGGCGGGCGAGGTCATCCGCCTTGATCGGGAGCAACTGACCCACAGGACATGGCACCGCATCCCGCTTTTCGATCAAAAGAATTTCCGGTCCGAGATCGCCCGGGTCGGACGGAATTCCGATACCTTCCTCAAGGGGCACGGCTATCGGCGCCAAGGCGGCCGCTACCGGATCCTTAGAAAGAACAAGGACCGCATCGCGGTCTTTTGCCACGGGGGCTTTGGGCTCACCTGGCTCTCCCATTTGTTGGAGATCCCCCTGCCCCTGATGTGGTCGGGCTTTTGGATGGCCCCTTCCTCGGTCACGACCGTCCTTTTCGACGAGCGCTCCGTCCAATGGGCCACGCCGCGCTGTTTGGGTTTCTGCGACCTTTCCCACCTGCATATGGCGGGAGTGAAGCCCTCCACCCACGGCATCAAGGCCAATTTCGATTGA
- the recF gene encoding DNA replication/repair protein RecF produces the protein MHVCSLRLSQFRNYQTLEVEFHPQLNLLLGANAQGKTNVLEALYCLSTTKSFRAASDEEMIAFGQETAVVECLLQREEGQEQVRLDLQKGKNKTLWVSGKKQKKLSSLLGRIPAVVFSPDDLFLVKGAPALRRRYLDLSVLQVDPGYVAHLQQYERTLKQRNALLRQKAAGLDQQLLVWDSALAQHGAALTERRLQVAERLSAFAGQALKDLTGGQERFEVRYEPSLPWSGDPESWREKFREGLAASRREEMARGTTVLGPHRDDLGLFVNDRPLRKFGSQGQQRTGALALKLAQLSFLTEGCGTRPLILFDDVMAELDDKRRAFFLGRLQQGGQAVLTGTGAADFSAALGKARVFRVETGKIAMERPGP, from the coding sequence GTGCATGTTTGCTCCCTGCGGCTTTCCCAGTTTCGCAATTACCAAACCCTGGAGGTGGAGTTCCACCCGCAACTGAACCTCCTCCTGGGAGCGAACGCCCAGGGCAAGACCAACGTGCTCGAGGCCCTCTACTGTCTTTCCACGACCAAGTCGTTCCGGGCGGCGTCCGATGAGGAGATGATCGCCTTCGGTCAGGAAACGGCCGTGGTCGAGTGTCTCCTCCAACGGGAAGAAGGCCAGGAGCAGGTACGGCTCGATCTGCAAAAAGGAAAGAACAAGACGCTCTGGGTGAGCGGGAAAAAACAAAAGAAGCTCTCTTCCCTTCTCGGACGGATCCCGGCGGTGGTCTTCTCGCCGGACGATCTCTTCCTGGTCAAGGGTGCCCCGGCCCTCAGGCGCCGTTACCTGGACCTTTCGGTCCTCCAGGTGGATCCGGGTTATGTCGCGCATCTGCAGCAGTACGAAAGGACCTTGAAGCAACGCAACGCCTTGCTCCGTCAAAAAGCGGCGGGATTGGATCAACAGCTTTTGGTCTGGGACTCGGCCCTGGCCCAACACGGCGCGGCCTTGACCGAACGACGGCTCCAAGTGGCGGAGCGCTTGAGCGCCTTCGCCGGACAAGCTTTGAAGGACCTGACCGGCGGCCAGGAACGCTTCGAGGTCCGCTACGAACCGTCGCTCCCTTGGAGCGGTGATCCGGAGAGCTGGCGGGAAAAATTCCGTGAAGGCCTCGCGGCTTCGCGGCGTGAGGAGATGGCCCGCGGGACCACGGTGCTGGGCCCGCACCGGGATGACCTGGGGCTTTTCGTGAACGACCGGCCGCTACGCAAGTTCGGAAGCCAAGGGCAACAACGGACCGGCGCCCTGGCCTTGAAGTTGGCGCAACTTTCTTTTTTGACGGAAGGATGTGGGACCCGGCCCTTGATCCTTTTCGATGACGTGATGGCCGAGTTGGATGACAAGCGCCGGGCTTTTTTTTTGGGACGGCTCCAACAAGGGGGCCAGGCGGTCCTGACGGGCACGGGCGCGGCGGATTTTTCCGCGGCCCTCGGAAAGGCCCGGGTCTTCCGGGTCGAGACGGGAAAGATCGCGATGGAGAGGCCGGGGCCTTGA